The nucleotide sequence GCCCGAAGACTGGGACAAGAACCCCGTCAAGGTTCTCGTCGGAACCAACTTCGCCGAAGTCGCATACGACAAGTCCAAGAACGTCCTCGTTGAATTCTACGCCCCATGGTGCGGACACTGCAAACAGCTTGCTCCCATCTACGACCAGCTTGGTGAGAAGTACAAGGACAACGAGAAAGTAGTCATCGCTAAGATGGACGCCACCGTCAACGAATTGGAAGACATCAAGATCGCTAGCTTCCCCACGATCACTTTGTACAAGGCTGAGACGAACGAGGTAAGcacagtttttttttgtttttaagcAAAATGATATATCTTCTGAATCCTAAAATCCCAATCTTTACACTTCATTCTTATTTGCAGGCTGTCGAATACAACGGTGAGAGGACACTTGAAGGTCTTTCCAAATTCATCGACTCTGATGGTGCTTACGGAGAAGGTGCTGATGAGGTCAGTAAATTCggataacttttaaaaatatttgcgcATCTTTGATCGATTACATTATTATCACCGGTCGATAAAAAGGCATCTTTACTTATCAAATGCATGCACGAATTTCTTGATCAACGATTCGTTTAATTTTTCCGTACGATAAACCAATATCTATTTCGGTCAAATATTATAAATCGTTACGTAAATTTCACCAAGATTCGATACCATTCAACatttaatatgaataaaaaataatttttttatctttgtttatttgcagactgaagaagaagatgagGACGATGATGCTCCACGAAAGGACGAGCTGTGAGAAAATCGCACACAAACAGTATCGAAAGATCAAGAAATGAACAGCCCCATCTCGCCGTTCCTCTCCTTCGTGTCAATGAACAACTTAATGTTTGTCGATTTTTTCTCGACACAAGTTTTTCTCGGCTGTAGTACATCTGTCTAGCCTTATTTTTTTACACACGAGTTTTTATTGATATGTTCTAGCGAGATTtgattgtatattttttcaatgaaaatttcCTTGTACAGATTAATGTTCGAAGCTCATGCttctttataaatttatattaaagaatttctcatttgtaaaattactttAAACTTCTATTTAGATCGACACATTGTACTTACGCCGCTTGTCTTCCATCAGCGCCGtaatcttttaaaattattactaTTTATGAGGAAATTTTTTACATCGCATTCTTCGCAGCCCCTTCTGGCTGATATGGGAATAGGAACAATgctcctttttttaagacaacaaaaatttatcaatttctTACACTCCGACTTTGTTAGCCATTCCGGTGAATCAgcagaggaagagagaaagaaagtgcGCGTGCGTgaatgaaagagagaaagatagaatTCAAGAGGGCAAGAAAATTTGTTCAATGAAAACTCTGCCAAATAGTTATGGCGGGTGCCTTAAGAATTCAAGTTTTCAGAATTAAGATTGTTATTTTGCATGTTATTTCGAATAAAAGAAAGACTAGTATAGTTTCTAGTTTTTTCCACAGACTGAAGTaatgtgttttcttttcttttaatattaaaCCAATGAAAGGAGGCACGAAGCGTAAATGGAACATCAAATTCATATCTttaagttattataaataactaTTCTTAATATATATCtacgtttataaaaaaatatataaattaaacattattttgaCAATATTAACTCAGCCCTTCTATGTCAACATCCTTCATAAACAAAACCCTGCAATCAGTGATTGCGTTTAAccttattgaaaattattcttattttataattttacataCGTGCGCTTTTTTATTGACGATCAAAACTAtcgaaaaaatgtattttgtgCAATACACGCACTTTTTTCTGCAATCGAGTGGTTAAAACGTTTTCGGCAGACTTGCttactttcattttttttctttcaaaatttattgacaaaaattttgattGCCACATCAGGAACACAGTAATGCTAACGGGAACGCAATGGACAACGGTTTCAATTTGCAagctttgtataatttcatCGATGGAATGTTATGCGCCGCcgaggagacgaaaaaaacTCTGCAAAAGGAATGCGAGGAAGCTAGATTTGCATTAAAACCCTGGCCAATCGAAAGCACCGTTTTCAGACAGCTCGACAAAAATACTTGCACTTGCGATGAAGTAAGAATCGAtgctattttttaattttctcctATGCTGTCTTTCCGAACTTGCTCTATatcatgtttattttttcttcaggGAATCAGCTCCGAGGTACGCGCCGAGGAAATCGCAGCCGAGATCGGGAAAACCCTGTTACACTCTCAGCAGCTGCGCGAGAAACTTGCGGCGAATCTCTACAAGGAACGTCAGAATGCTCGAAAGCCAGATGTCCGCGAAATGTACTCGTCCAAATCGACTCAGCCTCTGAAAAATTCTACACCGAAATCGTCGTTGAACGGCGAGAAGGAGAATAATCTCAGAAATGATAGGCCTCGGAGAAGCTTGTCTCAGCAGAGACCCGGAGAGACACAGCGTAGAAGCGCCAAATTTCGAAGTGCCTCGACGGTGAGGCCCAGAGAAGTTGTAGACAATGGAACTAGCATGAGAAAACCAAGACCTCCTGCTAAGATTCTTGTAGAGCCGTCCAGAGATAATATTCTGGTCAGGACGACGACTTGCAAGTCAAAGCCGCGGACCAATTTCATCCGCGCTAATAAATTGAGTCTCAAGAGCAAATCCGTAGAGAACGGAAAGCAAGCTTCCAAGTCCCAGTTGGATTTACGGAAAGTTGGACTGAGGTGATTtgagaaatatttaaattatgaCAATAATTTTCCGATAATttgtaaagaaaatattttcttttagcgCAAAACCAGTAAAAACCTTAGATAAATCAACGTCCATGAAGAATAATTTCCAGGATGAAGTGGAAACCCTGAGCGAGTTGGACAGGCTGATACAGAGATTCAGCCACGAAACAGCGGTTAATTCGTCGCAATTGAGAAGCAACTGTCCAATTCACGCGGAGGACGCTCAAAGTGTGATAGAGGAAAAAGTAATTACATCGGTCGATGCCGTTGAAGGACTGGACAGGTTTGGCGTACCCTCGCCactgataaaaattttgaaaacttatCACGCCTATATCAAAGCAGAGCTTTTCGAGGAGAATTCTAGTAGCAATAAGAAGCAGCAAGAAGCTGCCAAGAATTTTTTGGCGAATTTTGATAGAGTTGTAAGCTTCAGAAATTATTTAACGGTGATATTcgtataaatatttgtatgcacgttatttataaatgtatttttttagaaTACTAGCAGCAGACATTCTGATGCAAATGGGCATCGGGATTTATTGACAGGGTATTCGGCTCTGTACAGCGACTCTTTTAAATCCGACTTGGATCATCACGAGTTGAAAGTTTTGAAATCAAAGTTTATGATCTTAGATACAGCGTACAATGAGCACAAGATCAAAAGCACAGCTGgcgaaataaaatttacgaGGTCCAACTCTGACGAGTTTTTGAACGAAATATCAGTGGACATGAAAAATTGGACTTCCAATGGGGTGTGGAATTATTTATGCATTTCAGATTTCAAAGGTGGGTTGAACTtataagtttttataaaatcgaagctaattttaatttataattttatcgcaGACATTTTTGGATCTCACTGTACTCGGTACTCGGACAGAAGCCAGCTCACGCTCTTTTACGATTTCATCCAAAAAATTCAGCGTAAAGTTTACGAAACGGAGTTGATGGAATTGTTGATGCAGACTGTAATACCGCAGCTGAAAGAATTGTTCGATCCTGCTAGCAAGGAATTCGCAGAGACGTACAAAACGATCGCCACAGTCGTCCAAATTCTCAATCCAAGAGTTCCAGTGTTAGCCAAAACCGAGGACACCGCTTAAACTTTATTAAGCGAAGAAAATATTATGCATTTATCATTAATtatattcattttcttttgtaaGACTGTTCGCCTAGCGTAAATATCCATAATGTATTTTCGTAAACACGAGTTTGAGAAACCTAGGCGATGTTCTATTGATTTAACAAAACGCGCGCAAGTCAGCGCCATGTGTTACACGCGAATCGAGATGTCTTCGTGAAAGTTACAagttcaataaattatatttaggTACACAAATAAATCGCATTGTTGTTGctttattttccaaaaacaaaaGTAGTCGGAATTGAGAATCGAGTGAAAACCTGCGGATTGCATGGACGGCGCGAtcagagtgtgtagtattaacCTCAATTTTTCTCCAAATAAATATCCATAAACAAGAGTAATGAAAAAATGTGCAAGCGAGAGTAAACTAATATCTACCAGAGTAATTCGCGAACATGGAGACGCAGTACGTGTACGTAAAAAAGCGCTCGCAGTTCGGCAAGCGCTGCTACTTTTCGGAGCAAGATAAATTGGAGCTTGACATCAAGCCCGATCCTGCTCTCGCGCACAATTACATTCGGTTAGATCCGGTTACAAGAGGTACGCAATGTCACAAAGTTTTCGCCGCTCACGAGGTAATTAAAAAGATCCTTTCAAATCTCCGcagattattttttctcaattaaACTTGATTAAAACAAACGCGACACCGATAGGTCAACACAACGACGGCCACCTTCAAAGACAGCGGTATGTTCCACGTAGAAGGTGGTTGGCCGAAGGATATCAACAAAGACGATCAGGAGCAGACAGTCCGTTATCGACGCAAGATCGAGAAGGACGAGCTGTACATCCACACGTTGCTGCAGTTGCTACCGCCGATGGAACACTGTATCCTGCAGAACAACGCCTGTAATATCTACGAGCAGTACTTTCACGACACCGAACCAACTCAGCTGGTGCAGAGAACCTTCTGTCGAACGGTCAACGTGTACCGGGATCCACTACCGGTCAAGCGACCGGTTACCCACATCTCCTGGTCACCCGATCAGGGAAGTAGAATCGCTGTTAGTCACTGCAGCACGGATTTCAAGAAACTCGCTAACTACAGTCCTATCTCGTATATCTGGGATGTCGGTGTGTTTTCGAGCTATGAATCTCTATCGAATCCGATTTTTTTCGCAAAGAATTTGAGTACTCAGTTCTATCGTTGCAGAGAACCCAAACAAACCCTTCGTCAAACTCAAGCCTTTCTGTCCTCTTCTGGCGCTCGAATACAATCCCAAGGATAGTAACATTCTTGTAAGTGGTTTGAGCACTGGACAGGTCGCGTTTTGGGATATCCGTCGAAGCTCAGAACTGATAGACGCGAGTCTGATGGAGCACAGCCACAGGGATCCCTGTGACCGGGTTCTCTGGATCAACTCGAAAACCGGCACTGAGTTTTTCAGCGCCGCCAAAGACGGACAGGTATCTCAGCTTCAAATCGATTAATTTAGCTGTATACAGTatctaattgaaaataataatagatcAAGTGGTGGGACACGAGAAAGCTGTCGGCGCCGCTGGAAACCCTCGTGGTAGATCTGACGAAGCCGGAAGAGCAAGACCTCGATAGGGCGATCGGCGTTTCCGCCTTGCAGTTCGAGCCTTCGATCGGCACTCGGTTCATGTGCGGCCTAGAAAACGGCAAGTCGTCCGTATACACAGCGAAAATCTCGAGCATCACTATAATCAAACGCTCTTATCGATCGATTCAGGAACCGTCATCTCGGGCAACCGGAAGGGAAAAACTCCCGCTGAAAAATTAGCCGTCAGATTCAAAGCCCAGTACGGGCCAGTAATAAGCGTCGAGCGAAACCCGACTTTCGTCAAGAACTTCCTATCGGTCGGCGACTGGACAGCTCGAATCTGGTCGGAGGACTGCCGGGAATCCTGCATAATGTGGACTCCGTGAGTAATtacagagaaaaaagaaaagaaaagactTATGCGAGCTACATTTGCATACCCACAGGGGCCACGGTGTCCTGCTGACCGACGGCGTATGGAGTCCGACCAAGTATTCCGTGTTCTTCCTCGCGAAAAACGACGGCACACTGGACGCCTGGGACCTGCTCGTGCAGCAAGACAATCCGGTCCTGAGCGTGAAAGTACGTAGTACCTGATGTATATTCACGGCTGGGAATTTGCATGGAAAATCGTTCCAGGTGTGCGACGACGCGCTGACTTGCATCAGGCCACACGAACAGGGCCAACTAGTCGCTGTTGGTAGTAAGAATGGCTCGGTTTATATGCTGGAATTTTCGGAGAGCCTCACCGTCAATCAGAAGAACGACAAACTGCTCCTGACAGCTGTGAGTCATTGAAGTGTGGCTCGACTGTAGGTTTGATGGATTATACTTTATCTTTGTGCGAACAGCTTCTGGATAGGGAGACGAGGCGAGAGAAGGTGATCGAAGCGAAGAACCGCGAGCTGCGTTTGAAGATGAAGACCGTACGTCAAGATTCGGGTGATCACGCCGACGCAGCGACGAGACGAAGTTTAGACGATCTGAAGGATCCTCTCATCGTCCAGTGCGAACAGGAGTACCAAGCGGCTATCGAAGCGGTGAtcaatcgattttttcaaattaactCAATcacttttagtttttcaatATCGCTGTGTTTAAAATTTCAGGAAATGGCCAAACAGGCCACGATGGACAACGCGGAAGTGAACAACAACGTCTACACGCCTTGAGATAATTGTAACGCTCCTTTGCATGAATCAGTTTGAAATAAATACTCGGGAAAATTATTCAAACGACCTCTTAAAAATTCACTTCCACGCCTCTTCGCTTTCGCTATGCAAAAACGCTGAAACTGTTGTAAATCCCATATCTCGTATCTcataagtgtgtgtgtgtgcaactggcgaaaaaaaaaagcgctGCACATATGCATAGGCCAACAGCCCCATCTATTTCAAGCCCGTATACGGAGAGAGTAACATCCGCGAGTGTATATAGCCGGTTGTAATAAAGCAACTCGCCGTACGGGGGTAAGTGTATGCGTCGATCGATattcctcgctctctctctctctctctctcttcacgTCGCCGTGCAGGTAAGCTATAGTAGCGCGGCTACCTGCGCCAGGCGAACACCTGTCACGCAGTTAGTTGTTGGCAACGCGATGAAAAGAGCCGGCCTTTCTCGCTCGTTCTTGTAATGCTTTGAAGAGATTATTGTTGTTTTCTCTTCTTATTTTTCGTCGATTGATCCGCTGGTTTAATTGTGTGCGAGAACAACATGTGCGATTCACTGGAGTCGAGGAGGGTGGACGTGGTTCGCGATGGTTATGCCGGTGATAAGGAAGATCGAGCGTTGTTTTGGTAAACAAGCGAATATGGAAAGATGCGTGCGTCTGGAGAATAAGTTTAGTAGGTAAGTGCGGTGACTCCGTCCAGTATTTATGTCAAGTCGATAGCGTAATTTTTAACTGTCGCTTGGTATGATATTTGTTGAATCGATACGATCTTCATGAATTATGCACACAGTCGCGGctggatataatataaaagtcCAAGATGTATAGAATAAACGTGCAAAGATGGTGTACATACTTTTAAAATTCGaaggaaaattattttattgctattgatttttttttttttttttcaacacaCGCGAACTCTCCCGCTGTTGTTAACAAAGATTGCTGCAATTTACGGAATTATTCATTGCAGTCGAAATAATAAGCTTCCGAAGAAAAATGGATCCGCAAAAATCATCGAAGCAGAAATCCCAAAGACGCGGCCGACTGACAAAGTCTCGCGCAGTCGAGAGTTCCAACGAGTCCTCCTCGGACGAGAAATCCGAGGACGAGTCTCGCAACCTTGGCTCCAGACTGAAGCTACTACGGGACAAACGTCGAAGCGCAAAGTCTCGAAAATCTCGTTCCGAGAGGCATAGCGTTACCTCCGACGTGGAGGACACTATCGTCCAGATTGAGTCGTCTACCGAACCGGCGAAACCGGTACCGAAGGAATCGGGTATCGCTCAGTCGATAAAGAGGAAGTTCGGTTTCTTCAGACGATCGGAGAACGTCAAGTCGACGGAGGACATCGAGGCGGCGGTTCTCGAGAGTGTTGACACACCTGAAGCTGACAATCGGCAAACCCTCGACGTTGTGGTGGACGTGCACTGCGAGAACGAGATTCAAAAGTCTAAAGTGATAAAGAAGAGCGTGTCGTCGAAGGAGGAGTCGAGTCCGGAGGAGAAATCGTTGGATTTAATCGAGGAGTTTCACGAGGAGAACGACAGGAACAAGACGTCGAGGACCAGTGGTTTCTTCGAAGGCGATTCGGAGGTCGAGAGCGAGATCGAAGTGTACTCGCCGATCGACCGGGAGAACGACGAGTTGACGAGCGAGATTCTGCCAACTTCCGGGGGTGAATCGTCGAGGAGGAGAAAGCGATGGGAGAAGGATGCGATATCCGCGGACGATTTGGTGGAAGATTTGAAGAAGCCGAAAAGGAAGCAGTGGGCGAAGGGAACGACCAGCGCGAAGATACGAGAAGCTAGTGGAAAGAGGATCGTTGTGCCTCGGAGATTGGCTACTGCTGAACCTGGGAAATCGACTAGGCCTAAATCTTCCAAgtgagtttaaattttttttttttcaatgattgGAATTTTACACATGTTTACGATCATTTTTAGACCTACAAAACCGGTGGCTGCATCTAGATCGAAAAGCATTCAAAAGGAAGAGATCATACGGGGATTCGATAACGACGGCTTTTCGTCCGATCACGATGAGGTCCTGCGAATAGAAACCGTTAACGATCAGAGTCCAAAAATCAAGATCGGTAGTGCCAGTACGGAATTGATCGAAGACGGCGCTTCAACTCTGAGCGAAGAGGAGGAAAGACGCATCGATGAAAGGAAAGCAAGTATCGAATCGGTAAAGGTAAGATGATCGGTATCCCCACAATATCCGTCAAATAATAACTCCGTttgtcaaaataattattttctatgTTATAGGACTACATGCTGAAGTCTCTGGAGACGACCGAAAACTCGGATAGCAGAGACCTTTCACCCAGTGAAACCTTCGAATCGCCAGATTTCGAAAAGAGAAAACCGGTAACCAGAAGACGATCCAGCACCAAACGAAAAGGGTCAGTCGACAGAAGATCcctcgacgacgaggacgacgaggaagaagacgaggagGAGCAGGAAACAGTGTTGAACGTCATGGACAAGAGGTCGAGACGGTCATCAGGCTCGAGCAGAATCGAAATTATTCCCTTGAACATCTTCGAAAAGGAATCGAGCGACGAAACAACGATATCGACGAACGAAGAGATGCACACTGTAAGCATATTCTTGCTACTATAAGCCGTCATCAGAAAatagtatttcatattttaacattttagTCCCGCAAGGATTCGCACCGATCCAGGTCCAAATCTAAATCGACTCGCCGCGAGAAAAGCGacgacgcgagcgagcgaagcTCCAGAACGAAGCGCAAGACTACGAGCTCGTCCACTCGAAATTCCGCTGAAGAGTATTCCAGCAGCAGAAAACGTACGAAATCGAAAACGAAGAAGAGGCACAAAAAACGGGAAAAGAAGCAGCAGCTGGACGACGTCGAAGAGGAAACGAAGTACATATCCGTGAAAATCCATAGGTCCGACATGCTCGAAGCGGACTACATCACGAGACATCCTATGGTCAAGGTTCACATCGTCAACGCCATTACTGGAGAGTACCTGAAGACGAGTGACAAAGATGGTGAATCCAATGTTCTGTCGCCGGTTGTAACAGGGAAGTTCGATTTCAAGGAGAAAAAGTCGATGGTACCTGTCTGGGAGGAAGAGCTGATCTTCGAACACGACTTCAAGAACCTGTTGGCCGAAGGCAAAGGGGCTGTGGTCGTGCTGTTCGAGATCGTCGATCTTCTGACCTTCACTGAAGCCAGCGTGTGCTACGATCAGTTTGGTAAGTTgaatcttttataaaaaatattcacatCCAAGCATAAATATCTTACATATGAAGGTCATTGCTTTTGCAGGCAAGGACGCATGCTGGTACAAGATAGCCTGGGCCTTCCTACGACCGGTCGGTCTCAGCGGAGTTCAGCATACCGATAAGAGGGTACGTCTGCAGCTCTACCGGCCAAAAAGATCCTTCAGAAGAGCCAAGAAGAGCAAGTGCGAGGTGTACAAGTGGTGGAAGTCGAACAGTCGAGACAAGTACCCCAGCAGTCTGTACGTGAGCATCAGCGCAGTGGAACCACCGAAAGTCGAGCCTGTTTTCTACGATCAATTGCTGCAGCTCAACGACCCGTCCGAAGTTCGCAGCGATTCACAGAACGTTTTGTCATCGAAGGTCGAAGAGGAAAAGACGGATCGGCCAAAGTGGACTCGGTTAGCTGCACAGTCGTGTCAGATACCGAACGAGAGTTATCTGGAGGCTGAAGCCAGCGAGAACGGATGCTTTTACGTAACTTTCAGTCATGATGGAAAGTATCTGGCTTGTGCTCTTTCCGAGGAGTACGATTACCCGATTCTGGTTTACAAGGTATGGATTTTTATCGAATGGCGTTGAGCATTCTCTAAAGCTTTTGATGATTACATGTGAAAATTGTAGATCGACGAGGGAAAGATACACGTTCGATTCTCCGGTCACAAGAATTTCGTATACCACTTGAGTTGGTCCCAAGACGATCGTTACCTCTTATCAGTGTCTTCCGATCAAACTGCGCGATTCTGGGACGTCGGAGAGAAAATCATCGAGCCCGTCCAGGTAACGTAACaaaataatcatataataattttcaaagacTTCCAAAAACTTAGCAATTCTCATCGCAGTCACTGCCACATCCGTCCTACGTCTACTGCGGCAGATTCTCTCACGACACCTCGAACCACGTCATAACCGGTTGCTACGACCACGTCGCTCGAGTTTGGGCCCGACTGCGCTCGAACCACAAGTACGAACTCGTCCAGGAACTCGAAGCCCACGAGAGTTTCATCACCACCGTCTGTTTCCAACCGAAGGATGACACTTGCCTGACAGGTGACGGTCTCGGTGTGATCGTCGTCTGGACGACTAAGAAGAGCCGCAAGTCACCGATTAGAAGAGAGTGGCAGATCGCCAGGAAAATTAAGATTCGAGATATCGAGGGGGTACCGATCAACACCATAGTGATGCATCCCCTGGGCTCGAGGTTGCTGGTGCACTCTAGAAACGATGGGCTCAGACTGATAGACATGATCAGCGGAGTCGTCGTGAGGAAGTTCGAAGGACTGAAGAATCAGAGGTTTGTTTCGTTGAATTTTGTAAAACCTACGATATGTTATGTTTTTATAGCCGCGTTTATTTTCAGGATACAGATAACGGCCTGCATCTCACCCTGCGGTAGTCTGCTCTTCTGCGGTGGAGAAGATTCAACGTTGAACGTCTGGAGCGTCGAGAACGGCAAGCTTCTGGCAACTTACGAGGTCGAGAGCCACGAGAAGGCCGTGACATGTGTGGACTATCATCCCTACGACCACGTTTTCGCCTTTTCAACCTACGGTGCACCCGTTCCCGTCAAGATCTTGAAGTACGACCGGGAAGCCGATGGCAGTAGAGTCGGACTGAAACTTTTGGCCATGACCACTAGCATGATGTCCGTCAGTTCGAGCATAAGGTTGAAGGATCAGCAACCGCCGATCGCGAGAAACGGCGGAAGAAATCCGGAGAAGTTGTCAGCCAGGAGTCTCAATTCCTCCGCGAACGTCAGTCAAATCGGTTCGGTAGCCCACCTCCTCACAGAGTACAAGGACAACGACGACGTTCGAGGTCAACTCAGGGGAAAGCTACAGAAGTTCATGGAGTCCGGACCGAACCTCAAGGCCAAGAGCATGAACAGACTGAACGGTATCATAGAGAAGATCGACAAGATTCTCATGTACGCGACGAACCAAAAGTCGCCAGCGATGGACTTGGAATCCGCGAGGAATTCCTCGGTCTTCATGGTCGAGGAGAGGCACTCTCGGGAGGTCTTCGAGTTGCAAGAGTTACCGGTTGTGGAACACGACAGCAAGCGGGATAAAAAATCGAGAAAACACCGACCGAGATCGAAAAGCGCCCGAAACGCCTGTTCACCAACGCCGAAGGAAATCGAAGCCTCCAAAGCGTTATCCGACAGCGCAGCTTTCAATCGCAAAGTTTCCAGGTTCAGCGACGACTCGTCGAATTCGAACCGATCGGTCGTTTACGGTAAATTCATGGTCGAGCGATTGGAACTGGAGAAGATCGAGTACGTGGACACCGAGTCGGGATTCAAAGATTCGCTGGACACCATAATCGACGGAAAGGAGGACTTTCCCAGCGAAGAAGTCCTCGACGTCCAGTCGCTAAAAAGCGACGACACCTACGTCGTCGACAAGGAGAAGTCGGCCGATAACAGCGAGGGCAACGACAGTTCCGAGAGAAGCAACGCGACTTTTATAATCGAGAGCGAAGTTCCGATACCGAAGCCTCGCAAGAGAATCGGTAGGATTGAGGTCATGTAAATATATCGCATCGAGACGAAGAGGCAGTATTAGAGTTGTTTTTATAACGAACTATATCTCTCTTTTGCGGagaatttgtaaaatacaatgTAACGtttatataatgtataaatgTGAACGTACTTATTGGATTTACGTCTATAactataacaatttttttttgaatttaataaatatcaaaagtttgtatatataaACGACGTTTATACTCTTTCGATCTATACTGGAACTCCTCTGTCCTTGTAAAATTCCGGATCTTGGACGGCGTACGGAGGCTCGTTGTCCTCGGACACCCAGATGGCTCCTGCTTCTGCCTTCTCGATCATCTTCACGATGGCTGCGCCTACGTTCGCGGGACTGGACGAACATTCGGATAAATTATAATCATATTCTATGCAGTTTCTTTTATACACACCTTTGAATATATTTGGAGCACTGGAAAGCTTGGTTCAAATACTTTTCCGGGATGAAGTTGAGGGTTTCCTCTTTCAAGTTTTGGTGCAGTAAGCTGGTCTCCGTGAGACCCGGACAAACTGCCATCACTCTGACTCCGAGATGCTCGTAGTGAtcctataaaaaaaagtttagtTACATTTAGAAACGaacgagtatttttttcaagctATAGTTTCAACTTACCTTCAGCGATTTGGTAAAACCGTAGACGCCGTATTTCGTAGCGGTGTAAATCGGAAACGCCGGGGAAGTTGTCAGACCGAATACCGAGCAGACGTTAACTATCGCTCCGCCTCTGCCGTTGTGATGCCTTCCCATCCGATCGATTCCTATCAACGTGCAAGTGACCACAGCCGTctataaacaaacaaatacaCACGATCACACAGAGCTGTCAACAGAACTATTTTCGCGATTTCACCGCGTCTGATTTATATTGCTCACCAAGTTGATGTCGATCATGTGATGGGCTCTGGGCTCGCTGGCGATGCTCG is from Nasonia vitripennis strain AsymCx chromosome 1, Nvit_psr_1.1, whole genome shotgun sequence and encodes:
- the LOC100121791 gene encoding dynein intermediate chain 3, ciliary — protein: METQYVYVKKRSQFGKRCYFSEQDKLELDIKPDPALAHNYIRLDPVTRGTQCHKVFAAHEVNTTTATFKDSGMFHVEGGWPKDINKDDQEQTVRYRRKIEKDELYIHTLLQLLPPMEHCILQNNACNIYEQYFHDTEPTQLVQRTFCRTVNVYRDPLPVKRPVTHISWSPDQGSRIAVSHCSTDFKKLANYSPISYIWDVENPNKPFVKLKPFCPLLALEYNPKDSNILVSGLSTGQVAFWDIRRSSELIDASLMEHSHRDPCDRVLWINSKTGTEFFSAAKDGQIKWWDTRKLSAPLETLVVDLTKPEEQDLDRAIGVSALQFEPSIGTRFMCGLENGTVISGNRKGKTPAEKLAVRFKAQYGPVISVERNPTFVKNFLSVGDWTARIWSEDCRESCIMWTPGHGVLLTDGVWSPTKYSVFFLAKNDGTLDAWDLLVQQDNPVLSVKVCDDALTCIRPHEQGQLVAVGSKNGSVYMLEFSESLTVNQKNDKLLLTALLDRETRREKVIEAKNRELRLKMKTVRQDSGDHADAATRRSLDDLKDPLIVQCEQEYQAAIEAEMAKQATMDNAEVNNNVYTP
- the LOC100121697 gene encoding uncharacterized protein LOC100121697 isoform X3, with the protein product MPPKKREKEPEAMAASGPGQKQLNTQSTGQSQTPARMDQIQADHELFLQAFEKPTQIYRFLRTRNQMSEHSNANGNAMDNGFNLQALYNFIDGMLCAAEETKKTLQKECEEARFALKPWPIESTVFRQLDKNTCTCDEGISSEVRAEEIAAEIGKTLLHSQQLREKLAANLYKERQNARKPDVREMYSSKSTQPLKNSTPKSSLNGEKENNLRNDRPRRSLSQQRPGETQRRSAKFRSASTVRPREVVDNGTSMRKPRPPAKILVEPSRDNILVRTTTCKSKPRTNFIRANKLSLKSKSVENGKQASKSQLDLRKVGLSAKPVKTLDKSTSMKNNFQDEVETLSELDRLIQRFSHETAVNSSQLRSNCPIHAEDAQSVIEEKVITSVDAVEGLDRFGVPSPLIKILKTYHAYIKAELFEENSSSNKKQQEAAKNFLANFDRVNTSSRHSDANGHRDLLTGYSALYSDSFKSDLDHHELKVLKSKFMILDTAYNEHKIKSTAGEIKFTRSNSDEFLNEISVDMKNWTSNGVWNYLCISDFKDIFGSHCTRYSDRSQLTLFYDFIQKIQRKVYETELMELLMQTVIPQLKELFDPASKEFAETYKTIATVVQILNPRVPVLAKTEDTA